A part of Argonema galeatum A003/A1 genomic DNA contains:
- the rpoB gene encoding DNA-directed RNA polymerase subunit beta, translated as MTNQTYTEPTVTLPDLVEIQRASFRWFLEEGLIEELNSFSPITDYTGKLELHFLGKDYKLKRPKYDVDEAKRRDSTYAVQMYVPTRLINKETGEIKEQEVFIGDLPLMTDRGTFIINGAERVIVNQIVRSPGVYYKSEVDKNGRRTYSASLIPNRGAWLKFETDKNDLVWVRIDKTRKLSAQVLLKSLGLLDNEIFDALRHPEYFQKTLEKEGNPTEEEALMELYRKLRPGEPPTVSGGQQLLDSRFFDPKRYDLGRVGRYKLNRKLRLSVADTVRVLTPPDILCCIDYLINLEFDIGSTDDIDHLGNRRVRSVGELLQNQVRVGLNRLERIIRERMTVSDAESLTPASLVNPKPLVAAIKEFFGSSQLSQFMDQTNPLAELTHKRRLSALGPGGLTRERAGFAVRDIHPSHYGRICPIETPEGPNAGLISSLATHARVNQYGFLETPFWPVENGKILSSRIPAYMTADEEDDKRVAPGDIPIDEEGKILGETVPVRYRQEFTTTTPMQVDYMAVSPVQIISVATSLIPFLEHDDANRALMGSNMQRQAVPLLKPERPLVGTGLEAQAARDSGMVIVSRHDGEVTYLDAERIRVKTHRPEGAEGQQNTISPTKAEARQARNEQEVEYILQKYQRSNQDTCLNQRPLVKIGAVVKAGQVLADGSATEGGEIALGHNILVAYMPWEGYNYEDAILINERLVSDDIYTSIHIEKYEIEARQTKLGPEEITREIPNVGEDSLRQLDETGIIRIGAWVEASDILVGKVTPKGESDQPPEEKLLRAIFGEKARDVRDNSLRVPNGEKGRVVDVRVFTREQGDELPPGANMVVRVYVAQKRKIQVGDKMAGRHGNKGIISRILPLEDMPYLPDGTPVDIVLNPLGVPSRMNVGQVFECLLSWAGENLGTRFKITPFDERYGLEASRTTVHGKLEQAREETGKDWLFDPENPGKITVYDGRTGEAFDRPITIGKAYMLKLVHLVDDKIHARSTGPYSLVTQQPLGGKAQQGGQRFGEMEVWALEAFGAAYTLQELLTVKSDDMQGRNEALNAIVKGKSIPRPGTPESFKVLMRELQSLGLDIAVHKVETAEDGSSRDVEVDLMADVGNRRTPSKPTYESLSREDLVEED; from the coding sequence ATGACTAATCAGACTTACACGGAACCCACTGTCACTTTACCAGACTTAGTTGAGATTCAGCGAGCGAGCTTTCGCTGGTTTCTGGAAGAGGGGCTAATTGAGGAACTGAACAGCTTCTCGCCGATTACCGACTACACCGGCAAGCTGGAGTTGCATTTCTTGGGAAAGGATTACAAGCTGAAGCGTCCCAAATATGATGTGGATGAGGCGAAGCGCCGGGACAGCACTTACGCCGTGCAGATGTATGTGCCTACACGGCTGATTAATAAGGAAACTGGCGAAATAAAGGAGCAGGAGGTCTTCATTGGGGATTTGCCTCTGATGACCGATCGCGGCACTTTTATTATTAATGGAGCGGAACGAGTAATAGTGAACCAGATTGTCCGCAGTCCTGGGGTTTACTATAAGTCAGAGGTGGACAAAAACGGACGGCGCACCTACAGCGCCAGCCTCATCCCCAACAGAGGAGCGTGGCTGAAGTTTGAGACAGATAAGAACGACCTCGTGTGGGTACGCATCGACAAGACCCGCAAACTCAGCGCCCAAGTGTTGCTGAAGAGTCTGGGACTGTTGGATAACGAAATCTTTGATGCCCTGCGCCACCCAGAATATTTTCAGAAGACTTTGGAGAAGGAGGGGAATCCGACAGAGGAGGAAGCCCTGATGGAGCTATATCGCAAGCTGCGACCGGGTGAGCCGCCCACAGTTTCTGGGGGACAGCAGCTGTTGGATAGTCGATTTTTTGACCCGAAGCGATACGATTTGGGTCGGGTGGGCAGGTATAAGCTGAATCGAAAGTTGAGACTTTCGGTGGCGGATACAGTGCGGGTGCTGACGCCGCCAGATATTCTCTGTTGCATCGACTATCTCATCAATCTGGAATTTGATATTGGCAGCACGGATGATATCGACCACTTGGGAAATCGCCGGGTGCGATCGGTGGGGGAACTCCTTCAGAACCAGGTGCGGGTGGGGCTAAATCGGTTGGAGCGGATTATTCGGGAAAGGATGACTGTCTCGGATGCGGAATCTCTGACTCCCGCCAGTTTGGTGAATCCGAAGCCTTTGGTGGCGGCGATTAAGGAGTTTTTTGGCTCTAGTCAGCTATCTCAGTTTATGGACCAGACCAATCCACTGGCAGAGTTGACTCACAAGCGCCGACTCTCAGCACTCGGCCCTGGCGGTTTGACGAGAGAGCGGGCGGGTTTTGCGGTGCGAGATATTCACCCCTCCCACTACGGACGGATTTGTCCCATTGAGACGCCAGAAGGACCGAATGCGGGTCTGATCAGTTCTCTGGCGACTCATGCGCGGGTAAATCAATATGGCTTTCTGGAAACTCCTTTCTGGCCTGTGGAAAATGGCAAGATATTGAGTTCTCGCATCCCTGCCTATATGACTGCGGATGAGGAAGATGATAAGCGGGTTGCGCCGGGGGATATTCCCATAGATGAAGAGGGAAAAATCTTGGGGGAAACTGTTCCGGTTCGCTATCGCCAAGAATTCACCACTACTACGCCTATGCAGGTGGATTATATGGCGGTCTCTCCAGTCCAGATCATTTCTGTGGCGACATCCCTGATTCCTTTTTTGGAACACGATGATGCGAACCGAGCGCTGATGGGGTCGAATATGCAGCGCCAAGCGGTTCCGTTGCTGAAGCCGGAGCGTCCGCTGGTGGGGACTGGGTTGGAGGCGCAGGCGGCCCGTGATAGCGGCATGGTGATAGTTTCTCGCCACGATGGTGAGGTGACTTATCTGGATGCAGAGAGGATTCGGGTGAAGACGCATCGTCCAGAAGGGGCAGAGGGACAACAAAATACTATTTCCCCTACGAAAGCTGAAGCACGTCAAGCTCGCAACGAACAAGAAGTTGAATATATCTTGCAGAAGTATCAGCGATCGAACCAAGATACTTGTCTCAACCAACGTCCGCTGGTGAAGATAGGCGCTGTAGTGAAGGCGGGTCAGGTTTTGGCAGATGGTTCGGCAACTGAGGGTGGCGAAATCGCTCTGGGTCACAATATCCTCGTGGCCTATATGCCTTGGGAAGGTTACAACTACGAGGATGCCATCCTCATCAACGAGCGTCTCGTCTCTGACGATATCTACACTTCTATCCATATCGAGAAGTACGAGATCGAGGCTCGCCAAACGAAGCTGGGCCCGGAAGAAATCACGAGAGAAATTCCCAATGTGGGGGAAGATTCTCTTCGCCAACTGGATGAGACGGGCATCATCCGCATTGGGGCTTGGGTAGAGGCGTCCGATATCCTCGTGGGCAAGGTGACGCCAAAGGGCGAATCTGACCAACCTCCAGAAGAGAAGCTGCTGCGAGCGATCTTTGGGGAAAAGGCTCGCGATGTGCGGGACAACTCGCTGCGGGTGCCGAATGGTGAGAAGGGACGAGTGGTGGATGTGCGAGTTTTCACCAGAGAACAAGGTGACGAACTTCCCCCCGGCGCAAATATGGTGGTGCGAGTTTATGTTGCCCAAAAGCGCAAGATTCAGGTGGGGGATAAGATGGCGGGTCGCCACGGGAATAAGGGGATTATCTCCCGCATTCTCCCCCTAGAAGATATGCCCTACCTGCCAGATGGAACGCCAGTGGATATTGTGTTGAATCCGTTGGGGGTGCCAAGCCGGATGAATGTGGGTCAGGTATTCGAGTGTCTGCTCTCCTGGGCTGGGGAAAATCTGGGTACGCGGTTCAAGATCACTCCTTTTGACGAGCGCTACGGCTTAGAAGCTTCGCGCACCACAGTTCACGGCAAACTGGAACAGGCGCGGGAAGAGACGGGCAAAGATTGGCTGTTTGACCCAGAAAATCCGGGCAAGATAACTGTCTACGATGGGCGGACGGGGGAGGCATTCGATCGGCCCATAACTATTGGCAAGGCGTATATGCTCAAACTCGTTCACCTTGTGGATGACAAGATTCACGCTCGTTCTACCGGACCCTACTCTCTGGTGACGCAGCAGCCTCTGGGTGGCAAGGCGCAACAGGGCGGTCAACGCTTTGGAGAGATGGAAGTTTGGGCGCTGGAAGCTTTTGGCGCTGCCTATACCCTGCAAGAGTTGCTGACTGTGAAATCGGATGATATGCAGGGACGGAACGAGGCGCTGAATGCGATCGTGAAGGGCAAGTCCATTCCCCGTCCCGGCACTCCCGAATCTTTCAAGGTTCTCATGCGAGAACTGCAATCTCTGGGACTGGATATCGCAGTCCACAAGGTGGAGACAGCAGAAGATGGCAGCAGTCGCGATGTGGAGGTAGACCTGATGGCAGATGTGGGAAATCGGCGCACGCCATCTAAACCTACTTATGAGTCGCTCAGCCGCGAAGATTTGGTAGAGGAAGACTAG
- the rpsT gene encoding 30S ribosomal protein S20: MANTKSAIKRVQIAERNRLRNKAYSSAVKTLTKNFLAALQSHGAKPSPESLQEVQQRMASAYSKIDKAVKRGILHPNNGARKKSRLARALKRYDSNTASAAS; encoded by the coding sequence GTGGCTAACACTAAGTCCGCTATTAAGCGAGTTCAAATTGCAGAACGCAACCGTTTGCGTAACAAAGCTTACAGTTCAGCGGTCAAGACCCTGACTAAAAACTTCTTGGCGGCCCTCCAAAGCCACGGTGCCAAGCCTAGCCCTGAATCGCTACAGGAAGTACAGCAGCGCATGGCATCTGCCTATAGCAAAATTGACAAAGCGGTTAAGCGAGGTATATTACATCCCAATAATGGGGCTCGCAAAAAATCTCGCTTGGCCCGCGCTCTCAAACGCTACGACAGCAATACAGCATCTGCTGCTTCCTAG
- a CDS encoding DNA-directed RNA polymerase subunit gamma produces MAKLEQRFDYVKIGIASPERIRHWGERTLPNGQVVGEVTKPETINYRTLKPEMDGLFCERIFGPAKDWECHCGKYKRVRHRGIVCERCGVEVTESRVRRHRMGYIKLAAPVAHVWYLKGIPSYIAILLDMPLRDVEQIVYFNAYVVLEPGNADNLSYKQLLTEDQWMEIEDQLYSEDSHLSGIEVGIGAEALQTLLQNINLEAEAEQLREEIATAKGQKRAKLIKRLRVVDNFVATGSKAEWMVLTVIPVIPPDLRPMVQLDGGRFATSDLNDLYRRVINRNNRLARLQEILAPEIIVRNEKRMLQEAVDALIDNGRRGRTVVGANNRPLKSLSDIIEGKQGRFRQNLLGKRVDYSGRSVIVVGPKLKIHQCGLPREMAIELFQPFVIHRLIRQGLVNNIKAAKKLIQRNDPSVWDVLEEVIEGHPVMLNRAPTLHRLGIQAFEPILVEGRAIQLHPLVCPAFNADFDGDQMAVHVPLSLESQAEARLLMLASNNILSPATGRPIVTPSQDMVLGCYYLTADNPIFTNLRSRYMANFDDVVLAYEQRKLNLHEYVWVRYDGPMETDEPDTEPVEVRTEDDGTITKIYKFQRVRETADGKAISRYIRTTAGRIIYNKAIQEVAS; encoded by the coding sequence ATGGCTAAACTAGAACAGCGCTTTGATTATGTAAAAATCGGTATCGCCTCACCAGAACGAATCCGTCATTGGGGAGAAAGAACATTACCAAACGGGCAAGTAGTGGGCGAGGTGACCAAACCAGAAACAATAAATTACAGAACGCTCAAACCCGAAATGGACGGTCTTTTTTGCGAGCGCATCTTCGGACCGGCAAAAGACTGGGAATGTCACTGCGGCAAATATAAGAGAGTCAGACATAGAGGCATAGTCTGCGAGCGCTGTGGAGTAGAAGTGACAGAATCGAGAGTGCGCCGTCATCGCATGGGCTACATCAAACTTGCCGCCCCAGTCGCCCATGTCTGGTATCTGAAAGGCATCCCAAGTTACATCGCCATATTGCTGGATATGCCCCTGCGAGATGTGGAACAAATCGTCTATTTCAACGCTTATGTAGTATTGGAACCGGGCAATGCAGACAACCTGAGCTACAAACAGTTGCTGACCGAAGACCAATGGATGGAGATAGAGGACCAACTCTATAGCGAAGATTCTCATCTATCGGGAATAGAGGTGGGGATTGGTGCAGAAGCCCTGCAAACTCTGTTGCAAAACATCAACCTGGAAGCAGAAGCAGAACAATTGCGGGAAGAAATCGCCACAGCGAAGGGACAGAAACGAGCGAAACTGATTAAGCGGCTGCGGGTGGTGGATAACTTCGTGGCGACAGGTTCCAAGGCAGAATGGATGGTGTTGACAGTCATCCCCGTCATCCCGCCAGACCTGCGACCGATGGTGCAGCTGGATGGGGGACGCTTCGCCACCAGCGATCTCAACGACCTTTATCGCCGGGTGATCAACCGGAACAATCGTTTGGCGAGATTGCAAGAGATATTGGCACCAGAAATCATTGTCCGCAACGAGAAGAGAATGTTGCAGGAAGCAGTTGATGCGCTGATAGACAACGGACGGCGGGGACGGACAGTGGTGGGGGCAAATAACCGGCCCCTGAAGTCCTTATCCGACATCATAGAAGGGAAACAGGGAAGATTTCGCCAAAACCTGTTGGGTAAGCGGGTGGATTATTCTGGGCGATCGGTCATAGTCGTCGGGCCAAAGCTGAAGATTCACCAATGCGGCTTGCCGAGAGAAATGGCGATCGAACTTTTTCAACCCTTCGTCATCCACAGATTGATTCGTCAGGGACTGGTCAACAACATCAAAGCCGCCAAAAAACTGATCCAGCGCAACGACCCCAGCGTCTGGGATGTCTTGGAAGAAGTGATCGAAGGACATCCGGTGATGCTGAACCGCGCCCCGACACTGCACAGACTTGGCATTCAGGCATTTGAGCCAATCTTGGTAGAAGGTCGCGCCATCCAGCTGCATCCCCTCGTCTGTCCCGCCTTCAACGCCGACTTCGACGGCGACCAAATGGCCGTTCACGTGCCGCTATCTCTGGAATCTCAAGCAGAAGCGCGGCTGCTGATGTTGGCATCCAACAACATTTTGTCACCGGCGACAGGGAGACCGATCGTCACCCCTTCTCAAGATATGGTTCTCGGTTGCTACTACCTCACCGCCGACAACCCCATCTTCACCAACCTTCGATCGCGTTATATGGCTAATTTCGACGACGTAGTTTTGGCTTACGAACAGCGCAAATTGAACCTGCACGAATATGTCTGGGTGCGATATGACGGGCCGATGGAAACCGACGAACCGGACACAGAACCTGTAGAAGTTCGGACAGAAGATGATGGCACAATTACCAAAATCTATAAGTTTCAGCGAGTGAGAGAAACTGCTGACGGCAAAGCAATTTCTCGGTACATCCGCACTACTGCGGGTCGGATTATCTACAACAAGGCTATTCAAGAAGTAGCGAGCTAA
- a CDS encoding TatD family hydrolase, producing MQLIDTHVHINFDVFQSELEAVRQRWLEAGVIRLVHSCVEPDEFASIQALAHKFPEVFFAVGLHPLDAHKWVPQSEDQILSLGKSDPKVVAIGEMGLDFYKAENQAIQETAFLAQLDVAKKLDKPVIIHCRDAAARMRELLQDYWASRGAVQGVMHCWGGGPQETEWFVDLGFYISFSGIVTFKNATQIHESARIVPISRLLIETDCPFLAPVPKRGKRNEPAYVRYVADRVACLRGVSTEEIAKITTENAYRLFGFS from the coding sequence ATGCAGTTGATCGACACCCACGTCCACATCAATTTTGATGTGTTTCAGTCTGAACTGGAGGCAGTGCGACAGCGATGGCTAGAAGCAGGCGTGATTCGTCTGGTGCATTCCTGCGTGGAACCGGATGAATTCGCAAGCATTCAAGCTCTAGCTCACAAGTTTCCCGAAGTGTTCTTTGCTGTCGGGTTGCATCCCCTAGACGCCCATAAATGGGTACCCCAGTCCGAAGACCAAATTCTGTCTTTAGGAAAGTCCGATCCCAAAGTAGTTGCTATAGGCGAAATGGGATTAGATTTTTATAAGGCAGAAAACCAAGCCATACAAGAAACTGCTTTTTTGGCTCAGCTAGATGTGGCGAAGAAACTCGATAAGCCAGTGATTATCCACTGTCGCGACGCAGCAGCGCGAATGCGAGAGCTATTGCAGGATTATTGGGCCTCTAGGGGCGCGGTACAAGGAGTTATGCACTGTTGGGGAGGAGGGCCCCAAGAAACGGAATGGTTTGTAGATTTGGGTTTCTATATCAGCTTTAGCGGTATTGTGACATTCAAAAACGCCACCCAAATTCATGAATCGGCTAGGATAGTACCGATATCGCGCTTGCTGATTGAGACGGATTGCCCTTTTTTGGCACCAGTGCCCAAGCGGGGTAAACGCAACGAACCGGCTTATGTGCGGTATGTTGCTGACCGAGTGGCTTGTCTGCGGGGTGTCTCGACGGAAGAGATCGCGAAAATTACCACTGAAAATGCCTATCGACTGTTTGGCTTTAGTTAG
- the hisD gene encoding histidinol dehydrogenase — protein sequence MLRIITQRIEAEAELRRIRDRTSTDQIVHKEATVREVLQAVKRQGDRAVLHYTQEFDLTYLTSEQLRVSGSELDAAYQQVSKELLEAIQFARGQIEAFHRQRVPKSWVQFKDDEVVLGKRYTPVDRAGIYIPGGRAAYPSTVLMNAIPAKVAGVPRIAMVTPPASPSQLTGLEATKSELKSSQMAAGISPAAINPAVLVAAQEAGVHEIYRVGGAQAIAALAYGTETIPKVDVITGPGNIYVTLAKKLVYGTVGIDSLAGPSEVLVIADKTANPVYVAADLLAQAEHDPMAAAILVTTDELLAQKVQAEVEWQLRDHPRRLLTEKALAHYGLIVVVESLGVAAELSNEFAPEHLELEVDDPWAMLELIRHAGAIFMGSSTPEAVGDYLAGPNHTLPTSGAARYASALGVETFMKHSSIISYSPTALQKVANAIDVLANAEGLPSHAESVRLRMPKREPGNEGL from the coding sequence ATGCTGCGAATCATTACTCAGCGGATTGAGGCAGAGGCGGAATTGCGGCGTATCCGCGATCGCACTTCCACTGACCAAATTGTTCACAAAGAAGCAACAGTTCGGGAAGTCCTACAGGCGGTAAAGCGCCAAGGCGACCGGGCAGTGTTGCATTATACTCAAGAATTTGACCTTACCTATCTGACTTCAGAACAGCTGCGGGTGAGCGGATCGGAATTAGATGCCGCTTACCAACAGGTGTCCAAAGAGTTACTGGAGGCAATTCAGTTCGCAAGAGGACAGATAGAAGCGTTTCACCGACAGCGAGTCCCCAAATCCTGGGTTCAGTTTAAAGACGATGAGGTAGTGTTGGGGAAGCGTTACACCCCAGTAGACCGGGCTGGCATCTACATTCCTGGCGGTCGGGCTGCCTATCCCAGTACCGTTTTGATGAATGCCATCCCGGCGAAAGTGGCTGGCGTGCCTCGAATTGCGATGGTGACGCCACCAGCGAGTCCGAGTCAGCTTACCGGGCTAGAGGCAACAAAATCAGAGTTGAAGTCCTCGCAAATGGCTGCTGGCATCTCCCCTGCGGCGATTAATCCGGCGGTACTGGTGGCAGCACAGGAAGCGGGAGTCCACGAAATCTATCGGGTGGGGGGCGCTCAAGCGATCGCCGCCTTGGCCTACGGGACAGAAACTATACCCAAGGTAGATGTAATTACTGGCCCAGGTAACATTTATGTGACGCTGGCCAAAAAATTAGTCTACGGTACGGTTGGGATTGACTCGTTAGCAGGGCCATCAGAAGTACTGGTAATTGCCGATAAAACGGCCAACCCAGTTTATGTGGCGGCGGACTTGTTGGCGCAAGCAGAACACGACCCAATGGCAGCTGCCATCCTGGTAACTACCGATGAACTGCTGGCGCAGAAAGTACAGGCAGAAGTGGAATGGCAATTGCGGGATCACCCGCGACGCCTGCTAACGGAAAAAGCTCTAGCACACTACGGCTTAATTGTTGTGGTCGAGTCGCTAGGAGTAGCAGCGGAACTTTCCAACGAATTCGCGCCAGAACATCTGGAACTGGAAGTGGATGACCCTTGGGCGATGCTGGAGCTAATTCGCCATGCCGGTGCCATATTTATGGGTTCCTCAACCCCCGAAGCGGTGGGAGACTACCTGGCAGGGCCTAACCACACTCTGCCGACTTCTGGTGCAGCCCGCTACGCTTCAGCACTGGGAGTGGAAACCTTCATGAAACACTCGTCAATTATTAGTTATTCGCCAACCGCACTCCAAAAGGTAGCCAACGCGATCGATGTTCTAGCTAATGCCGAAGGGCTTCCTTCTCACGCCGAGTCAGTGCGACTCCGTATGCCCAAGCGAGAGCCTGGGAACGAGGGGTTGTAA
- a CDS encoding universal stress protein: protein MIKTILVALDASELSEQVIGTLYEIQLQPAMKIILSHVMPPPEADTEWAADRPHGNSEELPYRYIEKQLQSYQANLPCQSELEIVTGDPAEEIIRLANIYQADLIVIGSRGLTGLKRILQGSVSSQVVAEAPCSVLVVKPR from the coding sequence GTGATCAAAACAATTCTGGTGGCCCTTGATGCTTCAGAGCTATCGGAGCAGGTGATTGGGACTCTATATGAGATCCAATTGCAACCCGCAATGAAAATCATCCTTTCTCACGTTATGCCTCCACCAGAAGCTGACACAGAATGGGCCGCCGACCGGCCTCACGGTAATTCGGAGGAACTGCCTTACAGATATATTGAAAAGCAGTTGCAATCTTACCAGGCCAACTTGCCTTGCCAAAGTGAATTAGAAATTGTCACAGGCGACCCAGCCGAAGAAATTATCCGCCTTGCTAATATCTATCAAGCCGACCTGATTGTGATTGGGAGCCGTGGTTTAACTGGTTTGAAGCGGATTTTGCAGGGGTCTGTCAGCAGTCAAGTGGTTGCGGAGGCCCCTTGTTCGGTGCTAGTAGTGAAGCCGAGATAG